The nucleotide sequence GGCCTGCGCCTTCTTGAGCGATTCTTTATATTCGTGTTTAGGATTGGAATCGATGACGATTCCGGCTCCTGACTGGATGTAGGCATGTCCGTCCTTCGCAAGCAGCGTGCGGATGACAATGTTCATTTCCATATCTCCATTATACCCAATCCAACCGATTGATCCTGTATAAATGCCTCTTCTTGTCGGCTCAAGCTCCTCAATAATTTCCATCGTTCTGATTTTGGGAGCTCCGGTAATCGTCCCTCCCGGAAAAACACCTTTCAGGACATCCAGATAATCTTTTCCTTCTGCAAGCAGGCCGCGGACATTTGAAACGATGTGCATCACGTGTGAATATTTTTCGATGACCATAAACTCGTTTACTTCAACCGTACCGTATTTGCACACTCTTCCAAGGTCATTCCGTTCAAGATCAACAAGCATAACATGCTCAGCACGCTCTTTCTCATTTTCAATCAGCTCTGAAGCAAGCTTCTGATCTTCTTCTTCACTTTCCCCTCTTGACCTTGTTCCCGCAATCGGCCTCGTGCTTGCGTGTTCGCCGTCTATTTTAACCAACAGCTCAGGCGAGCCGCTCACAATCTGGAAATCATGCAGATCCAGATAAGCCATATACGGCGATGGATTCACTTCCCTCAGGGTTTCATACACTTTAAGCGGATGCACCTTAAGAGGTTCAGTCTGCCTGACAGACAGGTTCACCTGAAAAACATCACCGTTTGCAATGTATTCCTTAATTGTCTCAACAGCATCCATAAACGATTCTTTTGTAAACCGGTGCGGGGATGCAGAATTTCCGGTTCCGCCTGCAGGCTTATGAACAAATGCAGCTGTCTGTTTTTCAAACCAGCGCTTTTCCATTTCAGCTATTCTGTTTTGCGCCTTTTTTAGGTCAGCTTCAGATGAATAGTGGGTAATGAACCAGATTTCCTTTGTCTGATGATCATAAACGGCCAAATCATCAAAAAGCAGAAAATATAGATCCGGCGTTTCAAGATCGTCAATAGAACGGCTTTCAAGCTTCTCAAACGCTCTTACACAATCATAGCTGAAAAAACCGATCGCCCCGCCCTGAAAATCCGGAAGCTCATCATTCTTTACGGTATTAAACTGACTGAACCAGCTCCTGAATTCATCGAGAATATTTCCTGTCCGCTGCTCAGTTCCGTCCTTTGTCCGGATTGAAAGAACCGAATCTTTCCCTTTAATGACTGCAGCCGGGTGAAGGCCCGCGATGCTGTACCGGCCGCCCCTGCCGCTTTCAAGGATTGCGTGGCGCTCCTCGTTTCTGGAAAGATGCTGATATTGTCTGAAGAAATCAAGATTGTAAGCCGCCTTCTTTGCAAGCGGTTTTCTCTCAAGGTGCATGCTTAACCCTCTCCTTAAAAACTCATAAGTTCATTTTACATAAAACAGGGGAAGAATACATGTTGAAAATTTCTCCCATAAACAAAAAAAACAGCCCAAGGGCTGTTTCTTGATTAATCAAATTGATAAAGCGGCGTGCTTAAGTATCTTTCCCCGTTACTTGGGATAATGGCAAGAACCTTTTTGCCTTTACCAAGCTCTTTCGCTACTTGAAGCGCTGCTTTAATCGCTGCACCGGAAGAAATGCCTCCAAGAAGACCCTCTTCTCTAGCCGCTTTCCGCGCCACTTCAAAAGCTTCTTCATTTTTCACTTGAATGACACCGTCGTAAATATCTGTTTTTAGGATATCCGGAACAAATCCTGCTCCAATGCCCTGGATTTTATGAGGACCCGGTTTGCCTCCTGAAAGGACAGGTGAGTCAGCAGGCTCCACTGCATAGATTTTTATATCAGGATAAGCTTCTTTAAGAACCTCGCCGGCACCTGTAATGGTTCCGCCCGTTCCGATTCCAGCTATGAATGCATCAAGCTGGCCGCCCATCTGGCTGACAATCTCAGGACCTGTCGTACGGCGGTGGACCTCAGGATTTGCTTCATTTTTGAACTGCTGAGGCATGAAATAGCCATGCTCTTTTGCAAGTTCTTCCGCTTTTCTGATGGCTCCGCCCATGCCCTCAGGACCAGGAGTAAGAACAAGCTCGGCACCGTACGCCCGAAGGAGGTTCCGGCGCTCCATGCTCATTGTTTCAGGCATAACCAGGATTGCTTTAATCCCTTTTGCAGCTGCAACCATCGCAAGTCCGATGCCTGTATTTCCGCTTGTCGGTTCAATGATCGTATCGCCTTCTTTAAGAAGCCCTTTTTCTTCGGCAGCTTCGATCATCGCAAGCGCTATGCGGTCTTTTACGCTGCTTCCAGGGTTCATAAATTCAAGTTTCAGGTATACATCTGCACTGTTTTCATCTACAATGCGGTTTAATTTGACAATAGGTGTTTCCCCAACCAGTTCGTGTATAGAATTTGCTACACGCGTCAATCTGACCACCTCTATTTCCGAGTATTTTTATTGGCTTTAAAAAGAATGTACCAAACCTCAGTCTGAATTGTCAATCTTTTCTTACTTCTCGGATAGGGCAAAATGCTCAATTCTGTTTTATCATTGGGGTGTGTCGCTGCCGTAAAACCACGTTACTCCCGCTTCTTCCCATAGAGGCTTTACAGAAACGGCTGATTCCATCTGCTCAAGGGCAATCTGCCGTCTGATCTGGTTCTTAGCTTCTTCAAATGAGTACTGCACTCCGTTAACCTTCTCTTTCAGGAGGATGACAGAATAGCCGTTTTCACTTTTAATCGGCTCGCTCCACTTATCTTTTTTGAGCTTTTCAGCTTCTTCGATATATTGAGCCGGAAGATAATCGTTTTCTGATGAAACATAGCCAAGGTCTCCGCCCTCGTTGGCAGAAAACTCATCGATTGATTTTTCCGCAGCGAGCGCTTCAAAGCTCGAGCCGCCCTCAAGCTCTTCGATTACCTTTTTCGCTTCTGCCTCTGTCTTCGTCACAATGTGAAAAAGGTGATACGTATCCCTAATGGAATAGAGATCCTGATTGGACTCGTAATAGGCCTTTAATTCCTTCTCCGGAATTTCAGCATCTTTTGTCAGCAGCTCTTCAAGCAGCATGCTGTACCTGATCTGTTCGCGCAGCTCTCCGTCTTCTGAAAGCTGCTCGTTGTCGAGTGAATTGTACATGGATTTATACATCGTAAGCTCCCGTTCAAGCTCCTCATCAGGAATTTTGATGTCATGTTTTTCAGAAAGCTCCTCAACAACCGTAAAATTAATCATTTCTTCAAGTGTTTCCCTGCCGAAACGATCTTCAAGCTCTGCCATCCACTGCTCTCTTGTTATTTCCTTATCCCCGACAGATGCAATGGATTCTGAGCTTCCCTTTGAAGCAGGTCCAGTTGCAGCGATGCTGTCATCCTTTGTTAGAAAATATGCCAGAGTAAAACAGTTGATGATCACGAGTCCGAAGATAATCAGCCAGACCGCTTTTCTGTTCATCTCTCCATCTCCTGACCGCATGTTCAGCGCGCTTCGTCTTTCAGCTCTGTCAGTTCTTCTTTTGAAAAATGATACCGTTCATTACAGAAGTGGCATTCTGCTTCTGCTTTGCCGTCCTCTTCAATCATGCTTTGGATTTCATCCGCTCCAAGACTGATAATGGCATTTGAAATTCTCTCGCGTGAGCAAGGGCAGTGAAAAGCAACTGGGTGCTGATCAAGAATCTTCACATGATCTTTGCCGAGAATCTCAAACAGAATTTCTTCCGGCGAAAGCCCTTTTTGGATCAGTTTCGAGATTGGCTCTACACTTCCAAGCCGTTTTTCAATTTCCGCAATCGTTGATTCGTCCGTGCCGGGCATGAGCTGAATGATGAAGCCGCCTGCCGAGAGGATTGTGTTGTCAGGGTTAACAAGTACGCCTACCCCAACGGATGAGGGAACCTGCTCAGAGCTGACAAGATAATAGGTAAAGTCTTCGCCAAGTTCACCTGACACAAGTTCAACTGAACCTGTGAAATGTTCTTTCATGCCAAGATCCTTTACAACAGAAAGCGTTCCGGATGTCCCAACCGCTCTTGCTACATCAAGCTTTCCTTTTGCATTTAAATCAAAGTGTGTTTGAGGGTTTGTCACATAGCCGCGAACCTCGCCTTTTGCATTACTGTCAACGACAATCACGCCTATAGGCCCGCCTCCCTCCACTTTAATCGTCATTTTGCTGTCGCCTTTAAGCATTGAGCCCATCAGGACACCAGCCGTCATTGAACGGCCCAGGGCTGCAGATGCAGTCGGCCATGTCTGATGCCTTCTTTGCGCCTCTCCAACTGTGTCTGTCGTTTTAGCTGCGTATGCACGCACTTGTCCGTCATACGCAAGTGCCTTTACAAGATAATCCATGTTTTATCACCTTTCCAATTAAATGCTGTTTCGTTCAAAAATCAGCTGAAGTCCTTTGAGTGTGAGGAACGGATCAACGATGTCAATCACCTTCGACTCAGAAGCAATCAGCGTTGAAAGTCCTCCTGTTGCAATAACCTTAGGCTCTGCTTTAGACTGCTGTTTCATTCTCCCGACAATGCCTTCAACCTGTCCGACATACCCGTAAAGAATGCCCGCCTGCATAGCGCTGACCGTATTTTTGCCGATAATATCATCAGGTCGCGCAATTTCGATTCTTGGAAGCTTGGCTGCTCTCGAATAGAGAGCCTCAGTTGAGATATTGATTCCCGGAGCAATCGCACCGCCCATATATTGTTTTTCCTCGTTGATATAGCAGTAGGTTGTGGCTGTGCCGAAATCAACAATAATCAGAGGACCGCCGTATAAATGGATGCCTGCCACTGCATTCACAATTCGGTCTGCACCTACTTCACGGGGATTCTCATATTTAATGTTCAAGCCTGTCTTGATGCCAGGTCCGACAACGAGGGGCTTCTGTTTGAAATATTTCGTGCACATCCGCTCAAGCGAGAACATAATCGGCGGCACAACAGAGGAGATAATGATTCCTTTAATATCGGTCAGATGAATGCCTTCATGTTCAAAGAGGGATTTGATGAGCATGCCAAACTCATCTTCTGTTTTGTTGCGCGTCGTCTCAATGCGCCAGTGATGCTTCAGAGCATCCCCTTCAAAAACGCCTAAAACGGTATTTGTATTCCCTACATCCAGCACTAAAAACATATGTATCACCACTTTATCCAAATTCTTTTTCTCTGTATTCAATACTCTTTCATCATATCATGAAGCCGCCTTGAATTTATGCAAAATTTATGTGTGCAGCCCTGTCTTCCCTCACTCATTTTAGTCTTTTTAGGCAGCGGATTGCAAAAGGAAGAACCTGAAACGGCGTTAAAAAACCGCATGTTCAATGTGAACATGCGGTTTTGATGTATGATCAGTCTTCTTTACGGTCTTCGTGAATCTCAGATGTCTGCTCTTCATCCTTTTTTGGAAGGATGTTTACTTTTACATCTTCTTTCTTTTCATGTTCTGAAACCGGACGGTCAGGCAGGGTGCCATGATCCACCAGATGCTTGATCTGCTCTGCATCGAGAGTTTCGATTTCAAGCAGGGTTTGAGCAATCAGTTCAAGCTTATCGCGGTTTTCAGTAAGGATTTTCTTAGCGCGCTCGTAGCATTCTTTAATGATGCGCTGTACTTCCATGTCGATTTCATGGGCAATCGCATCACTGTAATTCTGCTCGCTGTTAAAGTCGCGGCCTAAGAATACCTGTCCCTGGGACTGTCCGAACTGAAGCGGTCCAAGCTTGTCACTCATACCGAACTCCGTTACCATGCGTCTTGCAATGCCAGTGGCACGCTGGAAGTCGTTCGTCGCACCTGTGCTCACTTCGCCGAAGACGATATCCTCAGCCACACGTCCGCCGAGCAATCCTGTAATTTTATCAAGCAGCTCAGGCTTCGTCATGAAATAACGGTCCTCTTTTGGAAGCATAACGGCATAGCCGCCAGCCTGACCGCGAGGCACGATTGTTACTTTATGAACCATATCGGCTTCATCAAGAACAACACCGATAATCGTATGTCCGCCTTCATGATAGGCAACAATATTGCGTTCTTTTTTGGAAATAACGCGGCTTTTCTTGGCTGGACCTGCAATTACGCGGTCTGTCGCCTCGTCTATATCCGTCATATCCACTTTCTTCTTGTTGCGGCGTGCTGCAACTAGCGCTGCTTCGTTCAGCAGGTTCTCAAGGTCTGCACCCGAGAAGCCAGGTGTACGGGCTGCAATGGACTTCAGGTTTACCGTATCATCTAAAGGCTTATTGCGGGCATGAACTTCAAGCACCGCTTCACGGCCTTTAAGATCCGGACGGTCGACTGTAATTTGACGGTCAAATCGTCCCGGACGCAGAAGTGCCGGGTCAAGAATATCCGGACGGTTCGTTGCAGCAATCATGATGATGCCTTCGTTTCCGCCGAATCCATCCATTTCAACGAGCAATTGGTTCAGCGTCTGCTCGCGCTCGTCATGGCCGCCGCCAAGACCGGCGCCGCGCTGGCGTCCAACAGCATCGATTTCATCGATAAAGATGATACAAGGAGCATTTTTCTTTGCATTTTCGAAAAGGTCGCGGACACGGGAAGCTCCCACCCCTACGAACATTTCAACAAAGTCAGATCCGCTTATAGAGAAAAACGGAACGCCGGCTTCACCTGCTGCAGCGCGGGCAAGCAGGGTTTTACCTGTACCCGGAGGTCCTACAAGCAGAACGCCTTTTGGAATACGGGCGCCAAGCTCGGCAAATTTGCGCGGGTCTTTAAGGAATTCAACAACCTCGACAAGCTCTTGTTTTTCCTCGTCAGCACCGGCAACATCTTTGAAACGCACTTTTTTCTTTTCTTCGCTGTAGAGCTTCGCTTTGCTCTTGCCGAAGTTCATTACACGGCTTCCGCCGCCCTGAGCCTGGTTGAGCAGGAAGAAGAAAAGAATAAAGATAATGACAAACGGTATGATGGATGTAAAGAATGTTACCCATCCGCTCGTTTCTTCTGCAGGAACAAATTTAACACTCGTTTTGCCCTGCGCTGCAGCATCAACACGGTCCAGAGCTTTGTCGCTCAGTACATGTGTTACAAACTGCTCTTCTTCTTTATAATCATCCAGCTGGCCCTTTACTTCATATACTCCGCGAAGCGGCTGTATCGTAATATTATCCACGTCACCAGCTTCAAGTTTGGAAATGAACGTACTGTAAGTTAATGGCTCAGTTTTTGTGTTGTTTCCCTGGAAAAAACTGACGACTCCAATAACCACTAAAAAGATTAATAAATAAAATATGGTATTACGGAAGATCCGATTCATTCCTTACCTCCTCCCACAGTAAACACAACTATTTTAAATAGTATCATAGAAAATCATTCCAATACAACTGATTGGCCGTTTTGGTACTTGACAAATGCTGCATTTACTTATTTTCGTAAATTTCAGGCTTCAGCACCCCGATATAAGGGAGATTGCGGTAGCGTTCGATGTAGTCAAGTCCATAACCTACAACAAATGCGTCCGGCACTTCAAAGCCCACATAATCAGCCTGAATATCTGCTTTGCGTCCTGTTGGTTTATCAAGAAGCGTCACGATGCTGATCGTTTTTGCCTTGCGGTAGCGGAAAAGCTCTACAAGGTAGCTCAGTGTAAGCCCGCTGTCGATGATATCTTCAATAATCAGGATGTCTCTGCCTTCTACTGAAGTGTCAAGGTCCTTCAGGATTTTCACTTCACCGGAAGATACTGTAGAAGTACCATAACTTGAAACATCCATAAAGTCCATTTCCAAGTATGTATCAATGTTCTTCAGCAGATCTGCCATGAACGGCATAGCGCCTTTCAGCACTCCGATAGCAAGAGGGAAACGGTCTTTATACTCTTCAGTAAGCTGAGCTCCCAGATCCTTTACCTTCCGGCTGATTTCTTCTTCTGTTATTAATACTTTTTCGATATCCTGCTTCATTACAAGTTGCCCCCTACAAAATCATTGCTCTTTATATTGCAAAACAACGTAGTCACCTGCGCCGCACCCGGCATCTTCAAATGAAGACTTTTTAAGGCCGGGAAGCCAAAGGATCTTGCCGCTGCCATCTTCTAAAACAGGCCAGCTGTTCCTTCTATGGACCGGTACTTTTGCATCAATAAATATATCTTTTACTTTTTTCGTACCGTTCATGCCCTTCAGTTTGATTTTATCGCCCTGCTTTCTTGTCCTTATAAGCAGAGGCTTGGTCAAAGACTCGGCCGGCATGACGAACACATCGTTTCCAGCTATCCATTCATCAGGTTTTCCGCTGATGATTTCACAAGTTAGGAGATGCCCGTCTGGAAGTACTGTGCTTGACGGGATCTGCACTGTCCTTGAAAATGACTGGTCCTTTATTTGTTCAAAAGTAAACAAACACGTTTGGTAGGATTTGATTACTTTAAGGCCGTCTGGAAAATCTAGTGAACCGGAAGGATGTGTATGCGAGAGTAAGGATTGTAGACTCTCAATATGTATAGAAGAAAGGGAAGATGGTTGGTCTTCATAAAGATAGTTTAATATTAGTTGAATACATCTTCTTTGTAAAGGCATAGGCAGGGTGTTGAACAAATCGATATCGAGTTCGGCTTCGTGCTTTTCTTTCCTTTTCAACACTGTATTCAACTTTTCTTTCGATAATTCCTGTAAGAACTCTTCATCTTCTTTGAAAGTCCTGCTGAAATACTGAAATCTCCCGTGCACTTTCGGGTTCTCTTCCTTCAGGAATGGAAGAACCTGTTTACGGAAGCGGTTGCGGGTGTAATCAAGCTTTTCGTTGCTCGGGTCAAACCTTGGAGCCAGATGGTTCAGGCTGCAGTATTCGAGGATTTCACTTTTATCAGCTGAAAGCAGAGGCCGGATAATGCTTCCGCCTGCAAACTCCCTGTGTTCCGGTATCCCGGCAAGCGCTGTTCCCGCGCTGCCCCTTGTCATTCTCATCAGAATCGTCTCGATCTGATCATCGCCATGATGGCCTAAAGCTATGAACGAAGCCTGATGCTTCTTCATGACTCTTTCGTAGAAGGAATAACGGCATTCTCTTGCCGCGCTCTGAATGCTCATCTCAGGGTTTTCTTCCGCATACTTCGAGACATCGATCTGCACAGCTTCGCACAGAACATGATGGTTCCGGCAAAACTCCTTTACAAATTCCATTTCAAGGGCGGATTCAGCTCCCCGGAACATGTGATCAACATGAGCCGCAGCAAGACTCAGGCCGAATTCGGATCTAAGCCGGATAAATAAATGAAGCAGGGCGAGTGAATCAGGACCTCCTGATACACCTATGACGACTGCTGTGTCTTTCACTTTATAGCGTGTAAGAAAACGTCTGAAACGTTCTAGCATGGCATTCCTCTTTTATAGCATAGTCTTTGCGTACCTTCATACTATCATGACAGCTTTCAGCCCTGCAAAAAAGAAGTCCCCCGTTCACATATTTACCATAAATTCGCGCTACATCAGATAGTGATAGACGTAAAACGAGTAGATAATGCAAAGTGCGGCAAGGATCATGACGGTTTCAACCCATCCTCCGGTCCTGCTTTTCTTTTTTGCTTTTACACGGACCGGCCCCTGACTTGCTGCATTGCCTGATGGCCCGGGTCTCACTGCTTTCGCCTGTTTGGATGTTCTGCTTTGCCGTCCATGCACCTGAGACGGTTTTGCCGCTTGAGCCTGTCCTGTCTGCACGCGGCTTTTCTGCTGCTTTTGCGGTGCTGAACCCTGCTCATAGAGAGACGTCAGAAAGTCCTTTTTCATATCAGCAGCATAGTGGTATTTTCCCAATAACGCTTTTTTCAAAACAGCTGAATGCTTTCTTAAATAAGGGTGGTCCTGAATGACTTCCATGAGCTGTCTGCCGCCCTCATCCTGCTTTTTAAACCGTTTTGGATGAACAGAGTTAATGACGATCATGGCAGCTGCAAACAAATCGTAGGATGGCTCAGCCCTGCGGGTGCCAAGACCCCAGTACCCTCTGTCAAAAAAGTCGGTGAATTCTTTGATTGACCTCCCATTCAGAGTTGTACCCCCAACGTCAATGAACCTCAGCTTTACCGGCCGTTCTGCCACCATCAGATTTTCAGGCTTCAAATCGCCGAATACCCATCCGGCCCTGTGCAGCTCCTCTAAATTCGACAGCAGCTGAACCGTCAGCACCCCTATCCATTCCAATCCCTGATTGCTGATGAAATCCAGGTATTGCTTTCCGCTGATATATTCCATCACATAAAACGGAACCTGCTCTCCCGTTCTTGGATGTATCCAGTCATCTACATCAACTAAAGCAGGCCCAAGGGAACTCCCCCGGACCTTTGAAAAGTGCTTAAGAACATTCACTTCGGACGTAATGGACATGCTGTTCCCGCTTACCTTCAAAGCGGCAAGTCCACTTCTCCCTTCTGCCAAGTAAACGATCCCTGTAGCACCCTGTCCAAGCGGCTTTACAATACGGTACTTGTTATGATGCCACTTTCCTTCAACGACAGTGCCGGGCAGAAGATTACATGTTTGATTCATTGAAGTATTGTTCATCATCTGAAAGCAGGCTCCTTAACGAACGCTTTTTCTTAAACGAATGGATGCCATCGCGAATGGCAGGTCCCGTAGGCGTGATGCCGCCTGTTGTCAGCTTTGGGAAAATAGAAGAGAGAGATTCAAGTTTCGGCGTCCAGTCAAGGACCGTTTCAACTTCTTCCTTTTTCCCAGGAAATACAGACACTGAAAATTGATTTTCTCCTATTCTCGAATTCAGGCTGATTGATAAATCAAGCAGAGATTCTTTAACGGTCGGAAGCTTAGGTTTCATGCTTCCGCTTGTATCAACAAGAATCAGGATCTCCATGCCGATTGTTTCTCCAAGCTCATCGACTACTTCCATGACCTCACCCCGTTTTTCCGGGGAGAGCTCCTCCATTGTCACTTTTTTGCCCAGAATCTGCTGCAGTTCGGAGTTCACAACACCCTGCAGAGTTTGAGTCATCGCCTGTCTTGTGACCATTTGAACCGTCTGTGACAGCTGCTCAGCATATACCACCTGGCTCACTCCGCCTCCGGACATGGCAATTCCTTCGATTTCATTGATCGCATCCTGGTCTACAATGTTTTCTTCCAGTATTCCAATGACGTTAACCGTAATCCCCTGTTCTTTTGCAAGAGCAGCCATCGCGACCGGATCTTCGCCATGATTGGAACACCCGTCAGTTATCAGCAGTATTTGTTTCAGTTTCCCTTTATTCATTGGTTCAGCCCCTCCAGATATCCTCTTATCACCAAGGAAATAATGTAGTATCATCCTCGCCAGTAATAAAGAGTTTTATACTCTGAAAGAAGGCTTTAAAGCGTTAAACCGCCCCTTGCTTTTTAATATGTTTCGCAGTCGGAATGGATGCCCATTTCGGTGTATTATGGTCGACTTTAGCAACGACAACGGTCATATCGTCTTCAATCTTCCCGCCCCGTGTCCTTATAACCTCCTCCATAATTAAATCTGCGACCTCCTGAGGATCCATTGTCTCAAGCTCTTTGATCTTCCGCTTCATCCAAAGATCGTGGTTCTCTACATGCTTCGGCCCTTCAAAGATGCCGTCGCTCATCATAATCAGCAGATCTCCCGCTTTCAGCTGCTCTCCCACGACTTCCACATCAAACTCATCGATGATGCCCATCGGAAGATTGCTTGCCTGTATTTTCATGATCTGGTCTCCGCGTTTAATAAAGCTTGGCGTAGAACCGATTTTAAGAAACTTGCATGTAGCATCCTGCAGATCGACAATCGCAAGGTCAAGCGTGGAAAAAATTTCATCTGTCGTTCTCAGGGACAGAATGGAATTTATCGTTTTAATCGCTACCTTTTCTTCAATTCCGGACTGAAGAATTTTCTGAAGCAGCTTAATGGTTTCATTGCTCTCAAAATGGGCTCTTACTCCGTTTCCCATACCGTCGCTGATTGCAATCGCATATTTGCCGAAACCAAGCTCAATAGTTGAGTAGCTGTCTCCCGAAACGAGACCTCCGCCTTTTGCCGCATGGGCAACACCCGAATCAACCCGATACGTTCTTGAAGACCCGAACGATACATGACAGTAGCCGTTCGGATAGCTTGAGCATTCCTCACGTTTCACAATAATGGATTCCTCAAGAATATCAGACAGCATCGGAGCTATGATTTTTTCGCACTCCCCGTGGCCATTGCAAAACGGGATGCTCATTTCAATATCGACATTTCCCTGTTCAAGACTGTATATATCAACGTGCCCTATCTCAATGCCAAAGCTCTGGAGCGCTTCGAGAATCTGCTCCTCCTGCACAAAATGATTCTCCCGTTCACGCTTGATTTCTTTTGAAAAATCCTCCATGACCTGAGACACACCAAGCAGCTGTTCCGCTACAAGCCGCCTGCTTTCCTGCACTTGCTGCTTCAGCTTTTCGTTCGCATCATAATAGTTGATTTCCTGCTCAATAGCCTCTTC is from Bacillus sp. FSL H8-0547 and encodes:
- a CDS encoding serine/threonine-protein kinase — encoded protein: MMNNTSMNQTCNLLPGTVVEGKWHHNKYRIVKPLGQGATGIVYLAEGRSGLAALKVSGNSMSITSEVNVLKHFSKVRGSSLGPALVDVDDWIHPRTGEQVPFYVMEYISGKQYLDFISNQGLEWIGVLTVQLLSNLEELHRAGWVFGDLKPENLMVAERPVKLRFIDVGGTTLNGRSIKEFTDFFDRGYWGLGTRRAEPSYDLFAAAMIVINSVHPKRFKKQDEGGRQLMEVIQDHPYLRKHSAVLKKALLGKYHYAADMKKDFLTSLYEQGSAPQKQQKSRVQTGQAQAAKPSQVHGRQSRTSKQAKAVRPGPSGNAASQGPVRVKAKKKSRTGGWVETVMILAALCIIYSFYVYHYLM
- a CDS encoding VWA domain-containing protein; the encoded protein is MNKGKLKQILLITDGCSNHGEDPVAMAALAKEQGITVNVIGILEENIVDQDAINEIEGIAMSGGGVSQVVYAEQLSQTVQMVTRQAMTQTLQGVVNSELQQILGKKVTMEELSPEKRGEVMEVVDELGETIGMEILILVDTSGSMKPKLPTVKESLLDLSISLNSRIGENQFSVSVFPGKKEEVETVLDWTPKLESLSSIFPKLTTGGITPTGPAIRDGIHSFKKKRSLRSLLSDDEQYFNESNM